The bacterium genomic sequence TCTACTCTGAGCCTGTTGAACCCTTCGGAGATGCTTTATATGCAGAAGGGTAAGTTCTCAGAGTGCCCGATTGTTGTGTAGAAGGTGTATGCGCCGTAGTACCAGAGTGAATAGACACCACATACTTTTTTATCTCTAAAACCCTTATTTGGATTGAGAGAGTTTTTCTATTTTGCTTTTTGCAAGACCAATTCGTCTTTTGGAGATACCTTTCATATTTTCTATCTTCGTATATTCTGCTATTGCTTCTTCGTTCTTGTCAAGCTTTTCGTAGCATTGAGCTATACTAAAGAGAGCATTAGATTTTTGAGATGGAGTAATTTTTTCCATCTCTTCAATTTTTCTCAATTCAACAATCGCTTCCTCATACTTCTTTAAACCTTGTAAGCAGGTGCCCTTACTATAGGCCGCTGTATAAAGATTAAAAGGGGCAACTTTCTTCATTTCTTCAACTTTGTTGTACTCTTCAATAGCTTTGTCGTACTGTTTCATCGCCTGTAAAGAAGCACCTATACCATTGGTAGTAGTTGCAACTACATTTGGAGCAACCCTATCCATTTTTAGAACTTTGTTGTACTCTTCAATTGCTTCCTCATACTTTTTTTGATATCTTAACATATTTCCTATATAGCCCTGAGTATTTATTGCTCTTGTTGAGGTAAGTCCAGGTAAAGCTTTTTTGTATTCTGCTTCTGCTTCAGCATACTTTTTAAGGGCGGTATAAGATCTACCTGCTCTATAAAGAGCATAAGAGATAATTTCTTGAGATGCTCCTTCAATTGTTTCTACTTTTTTGTATTCTTCAATGGCTTCTTCATACTTCTTTTGAGTTTGGAGTATATCGGCAATTTGAAACTGAACATCTGCTGCTTCTTCGCCTTTTAATTCAGGCAAAACTTTTCTATATTCTGCTTCCGCTTCAACATACTTTTTTGCTTTAACAAACTCTTTGGCTTCTTCTATACCTGCAAACGTAATTCCAGAAAACATAATTGCGACTATCATACCAACAAATATTTTTTTCACATCTCCTCCTTCGCCCATTTTAACGTTTTTACTCGGGCATTTTAGGTTCCTGGTTGCTCTTTGTTTCGCCGTGTTTATTCTAACACCATTTTTTTGATTTTGTCAAATATTTTGGCGCAAACCCTTAGCAAAAGCCCCCAAAACGACTAAAAAGGATAAAGAGAATGTAATTGCTTTTTTATTTCTCAAACCTTATAAGTCCAGCGTTTTCAACTCTCCACAGGTTAGTGCCAGTAGCCACCCAGGTAAACCACTTTTCATCTCTTCTATATACCCCAATATTGAACGCAAGTTGTTTTACATCTGCAGGCACAAGCCCTATACTGGAAAAAGGAATCCTCATTTCTGCTACCCATTCCTGAGTTTCTTGATTAAGAACTGCGGATTTATAAACAACACTCTTCTCTATCTCTTCTCTTCTTTTGTAAGACATACCAAAACTGTTTTTATACTGTGCTTTACCTTCAAAGTCGCCCCAGAATATATAGACAGGTCCAGTTGGCATATCGTCTATCCACCAGTCAGAACTATGTTGTCCGTGCTGGCTTTCTATATCTACCTCAAAAAACGGGATATGTTTTTTTGAAGTAATAGGCATACCCTCTTTATATGGGTCGGCATCGTGCGTAGTTGCTATGTACAGGTATTTATCGTCATACAACATCCAGGCGTAACTCTTAGGGCCTTTTTTCTCTTCACCAGTATAATACTGCTCAATAACCATCGCTTTACTCTTATCCAACCCCAACCATTCTTTAGGGTTAAGTTTTCCATCTATTTCTATAGGAGCAACCCTCTTTTGGACAGTATAATTTAAAACTTTACTTACCCTCTTTTGAGAAACAAGAGTTTTTGCAACCTCGCCTATCTTACTAAAATCAGGATTATAATATTTACCTATATCTTCTTTTGTTCTATCAACAGGCCAACTTGCTCTCAATGTATGTTTATATACTCCTACCTCTTCAAAAGGTATTGGATGAGAACCAGTTGAACCATAAGCAGGGGAACCAACCCTTAACCTAAAATCCATATTCTCTTTATCAAAAAATATAGGGTCGCCCTCTTCCCAGTTGTTCTGTATAAGATTATCTTTACGTATTCCTGTGGCAACGCTTATAAAAGGTCCACCAGTATTTATGTTTCGTTCAATTACATTCCCTTTAGGGTACCCTATCAACTCGTCCCCAGAGAGAACGTTTGTTAATTGTGGGTATCTATAGTTCCAAGGAGGTTGTTTATAGTTAACTCTGTTAAGCAACTTTGCTAAGGTTTGTGTGATACCTAACTTTGGTTTACCAGCCTTTAAATCGTTATAAATTTCTACCCTATTACCTTGAGAAATAGCTCTTACTGGCTCAATAAAAAGATTGTTTTCAAGCCTGCTATCAGGTTGGGAATTAGATATACCTGAAGGTACTTTATAGAAAACATTATCAATTACAGTAAAACCGCCATTGATAGAGTCTATATGTATAGCGTTAAGCCCTTGAGATGTGTTTGGAGACGAATGGTAACTTATATGGTGGAAAAAATTGTTCCGTATAACGTTACCTCTATTCATAAACCTCCATTGAAGCCCATTAATATATATATTCCCAAACTCTCTTGCTTCGTAGGGAGCGTCGTGGAATTCGTTAAATTCTATTATATGTTCGTTAGAACTGGATGTTCCCGCTGAAATAAATACCGCTTGCATAGGTGTATCGTGTATAAGGTTATGAGAAATTATATGCCCAATACCCAGCGGGTGTGATGCTGGTCTATACCCGCCACAAAACCTGTTAAAACGGTGTATATGGTTATTTATCAGTTTATGTCTAGCAGGTATAAGTTTTTTCTGGTCACCTCCATCAAACATAGCGCCACCTTCGCCCATATCGTACATATCACAACCGAATACCGAATGGTTCCATCCGCCTTTTATATTGACAGCATACTGCCCAGTATTTCTTATAACACAACCAGCGATAAGGTTGTTTGTTCCTTTCTCGATCTCTATCCCGTGTGTCCAGGACCCTTCCACCGTAACCCCAACAAGATTAAAATACGAAACGTTTTTAAAACTTACCACAGGGTTATCTGCTGTGGTGACGATAACTTCGCTTTTATTAATATCTTCTGGTGGCCAGAAATATAACATATTAGAATCTCTATCTAAATACCATTCACCTGGGCTATCTATCTCAGAGAAAAGGTTATAAACAAAGTAAGGTCCATTCTTCTGGTAAGGCGTGTTATAAAGTTCATAATTTTCCCCCCACCTTATATCTGGCGCTGTTTCTATCATCTTTTTTTCTGTATCCAGTTTGAGTATCTTTACATGTATTCTCTGATACGGATAAGTTTTTGCAAGAAACCCTGTAACCCAGATCTCTTTTTCGTCTGTCCATCTTTCAGGTCTATCCTCTGAATATAAAAACTTACCCTCCTGGTAAGGTTCTCTTCTCCTAATTCCATCACCTTTTGGGTTTGGTAGCCCTGCTATCCTTGCATACCCCGTATTAGGCCAACGTGCAAGGGTCATTATTTTACCATTAGAAATCACCTCAAGAGCACCTTTCCTTGCAACTGCGTGAGGGTCATGCCCACCTCTATTTAAAAATTCCCCATATTTTGTTACTCCGGCAGTTTTTAAATCAGCAACCCATACTTTCCCTTTAGATTCAGTTGGAAGTTTTTTGAGTAAATTGGTATCTGTAAGAAGTTTAAAATTTTTTACCTGTTTACCGCCTATCAGTCTTACCTCTTCGCCCGGATAAGCGCTATATACAACTGGCCAATCTTCTTCGCCTGAATCTTCCTTTTCAAACAAAAATCCTTCATCAGTAAAATAGTTCCCACCCCTTAAATATACTTTTATCCCACCTTGGGGTTTATCACCTACTTTTATTTTTCTAACCTCTTGTTGAGCTCTTTTTATGCTTGCAAAAGGTTTATCTTTTGTCCCGGGGTTAGTATCTCTACCTTTAGGCGATACATATATTTTTTTTTTAGGAGAGGTAACCCTTGCTAACATAACCTGGTCGTCGTTAGGTCTTTCATTTGCTCCGTCAGCAAGCCCATCTATTGCTTCCAATCGGTTTCGAAGTTCCAGTCGGTGAACATTATGGGGCTGAGAAGAGACTTCTTCTTCCCTTAAAAGTTGTTCATATATACCTTTTGCGACAGAATATTTTTTTTCACCCCTATATGTATCTCCAGTTTTTAAACGTGCCTTAAATTGGTGTTCTCCAAGGGTTCCTTCTGTTTTTAATATTTGGCTATAAAGTTGTCTTGCCATACCATAATTTTTCTGTTCGGTATAGACTTCTGCTTCATTAAAAAGCCCGTATATCTTATAGTAATTAGGAAGGTTAGGTATGCCAGAAATTTCTTTATAGGTTTTATGGGCGTTGGCATAATCTTTCTCCAAACGATAACTTTCTGCTATATTAAATAACGCAAGAGGTAAACCATAATCTATACTGGATATATTTTTTATTTTTTCGTACTCTGCTCTTGCAAGTTTATAGTTACCTTTTTTAATAAAATTGTCTGCAGTCTGAAACAATTTTTCTACATTTAACGTCTGTCCTTTACCAAGTTTTTCAATCTCTTGTGGACTTAAAGCCCTGTTATATATAATAACCTCATCAACATCCAACACAACGCTACCTACACCTGCTCTCAAATACCCTATTTTGAAAAAATCGTTTTTGCCTGCTGGTGCGTAAGGTCCTTTATATTTCAACGTTCCTGCAGGTATACCGTTTAAATATAGTTTAACTTCTTCCCCGTCCCAGGTAGTTGCAAGATGGTGCCATACTCCGTCAGGGACAGACAGTAGAGATTGCGCCCTTGACCCTTTTGCGTATTCGCTGTTACCCATAAAAAACTCAAGAGATTGTCGCTGGTTATATACTGTTACCAACCGCCACCCCTTGGTCATACCATTGGCTGTTGATAAAATACCACCATCAGCCCTCTCTTTGCTACCCGTAAACGTATGCTTTAAAGAAGCAGGACCGTTCCTTCTAAACCACACCTCAACAGTAAACTGGTTATTGTTTATATCTGCAGGCGCCCCTTGGTACCAACCCATATCAAGCCTAACAGCTGGTTTGCCAGGCCATCGACCTTCTATTACCTGTAAGTCATCTATCTTTTCTTTATCTTTAATGTAAGGCATAAAAACTAAATCTAAACCATTACCAGAAACATCTTTTACTACACTTGAACTATCCTTTACTCCTTCAAAAGTGTAATGCCTAACAATACTTTTATCCCGACTGAAGGAGTCCTTTCTTTCTTGCCAATCTTTATTTATATTCTCCTGACTATAAGCGCCTGTCATAAACATAGCAGACAACACACAAACAAACTTTAGGATTTTCATTACGCCTCCCTGTGATACGTAAAAGGTTATTGGTCTATATAACTATTTTACAACGGATGGCGCTGTTTAGCAAAAACACCTTCCCTTTTTTGTCTTCTACCCTTAGAATGTTTGGAGTAGTAAGTCCCCAAGGGGTTGCAGAGAAGTTAATGGGATGAGGACAAAAAAGTATGTGGTGTCTACTCACTCCTTCTTTGCCTTCTCCCTTGGAGGGAGAAGGATCAAGGATGAGGGGGGAGTAAGCAACTTAACCAAAAACGAAAGACGTAATGATAAAAAATTAGACTCCCCCTTATATGTCATTCCGGACTTGATCCGGAATCTCGTTTTCACCCCCCATTCCGTTTTTGTAACCAAAGTGTTATTTAACTGCCAGACCGGAAAGATAATTTATCTTCAGCATCTTCTTTAGATATATCCACAACAGAATCTTCCTTAACCTCTCCCGAAAGCACCTTTAACGCAAGCGGGTTTTCTACTTCTCTCTGTATAAGCCGTTTAAGAGGTCTTGCACCGTAGTCTTCATCGTAACCTTTGTTAGCCAAATACTCCTTTGCTTCCTCTGAGAAGTTTATTCTGATATGTTTATCTTCAAGCCGTTTTTGTAGGTAACTAATCTGTATATCAACAATTTTTACAAGGTTCTCTTTAGAGAGTTTATTAAAGATAATTATTTCATCTATCCTATTTAAAAACTCAGGTCTGAAAGTATTTTTTAACACATCAGTAACCTTCTCTTTTGCTGTCTCTTCTTCCTTAAACATAGATATATATTGGCTACCAACATTTGAGGTCATTATCACAACAGTATTCTTAAAATCAACAGTTCGACCTTGCCCGTCTGTTAATCTGCCGTCATCAAGAAGTTGAAGTAGCACATTAAACACCTCTGAATGAGCTTTTTCTATCTCGTCCATAAGTATAATACTATAAGGTCTTCTCCTTACCTTTTCTGTTAATTGTCCTCCCTCCTCATATCCAACATACCCGGGAGGCGCACCTATAAGCCGAGATATAGAATGTTTTTCTGTATATTCGCTCATATCTATCCTAACAAGAGCGTTCTCATCGTTAAACAACAACACAGCAAGAGTCTTTGCAAGTTCTGTTTTACCTACACCTGTTGGACCCAGAAAAATAAATGAACCTATAGGTCTGTTAGGGTCTGATAGCCCTGCTCTATTTCTTCTTATAGCGTTAGATATAGCCACGATAGCTTCCTCTTGACCTACAACCTTTGCTGATAACTTATCTTC encodes the following:
- a CDS encoding tetratricopeptide repeat protein, which translates into the protein MKKIFVGMIVAIMFSGITFAGIEEAKEFVKAKKYVEAEAEYRKVLPELKGEEAADVQFQIADILQTQKKYEEAIEEYKKVETIEGASQEIISYALYRAGRSYTALKKYAEAEAEYKKALPGLTSTRAINTQGYIGNMLRYQKKYEEAIEEYNKVLKMDRVAPNVVATTTNGIGASLQAMKQYDKAIEEYNKVEEMKKVAPFNLYTAAYSKGTCLQGLKKYEEAIVELRKIEEMEKITPSQKSNALFSIAQCYEKLDKNEEAIAEYTKIENMKGISKRRIGLAKSKIEKLSQSK